The Canis lupus dingo isolate Sandy chromosome 4, ASM325472v2, whole genome shotgun sequence genome contains a region encoding:
- the TNIP1 gene encoding TNFAIP3-interacting protein 1 isoform X1: protein MEGRGPYRIYDPGGGVPLGEASAAFERLVEENSRLKEKMQGIKMLGELLEESQMEASRLRQKAEELVKDSDLLPPPSPSLTSFDHLAELTGKDAGVPAPPADPAHPSDKSQPVPKPPSSGTSSEFEVVTTEEQKSPPVNGGRTRNTMELGPLPHEDSNLLLHLQRLETTLSVCAEEPDRSQLFMHLGRMALEFNRLASKVHKNEQRTSILQTLCEQLRKENEALKAKLDKGLEQRDQAAERLREENMELKKLLMSCGKDDACGQPGSPKIEGVGKKGVAGQQQACVTAAKIPEVGALGAAEKKVKMLEQQRTELLEVNKQWDQHFRSMKQQYEQKITELRQKLADLQKQVTDLEAEREQKQRDFDRKLLLAKSKIEMEETDKEQLTAEAKELRQKVKYLQDQLSPLTRQREYQEKEIQRLNKALEEALSIQASPSSPPAFGGPEGASGLLRKQELVTQNELLKQQVKIFEEDFQRERSDRERMNEEKEELKKQVEKLQAQVTLSNAQLKAFKDEEKTKEALKQQKRKAKASAERYHVEPHPEHLCGAYPYAYAPMPPMVPHHGFEDWSQIRYPPPPMAMEHTPPLPNSRLFHLPEYTWRPPCGGMRNQSSQVMDSPTARPVEPESTKNDREGPQ, encoded by the exons ATGGAAGGGAGAGGACCATACCGGATCTACGACCCAGGGGGCGGCGTGCCTCTGGGAGAGGCTTCTGCAGCCTTTGAGCGCCTAGTGGAGGAGAATTCCCGACTGAAGGAAAAAATGCAAGGGATAAAGATGTTAG GGGAGCTTTTGGAAGAGTCCCAAATGGAAGCATCCAGACTGCGGCAGAAGGCTGAGGAGCTGGTCAAAGACAGCGATCTGCTCCCACCACCGTCTCCCTCTTTGACCTCCTTTGACCACCTGGCTGAGCTCACAG GAAaggatgcaggtgtcccagcacccCCTGCTGACCCTGCACACCCCAGTGACAAGTCACAGCCGGTCCCAAAACCTCCATCCAGT GGCACCTCCTCTGAATTTGAAGTGGTCACCACTGAAGAGCAGAAATCTCCACCCGTGAATGGTGGCCGCACCAGGAACACAATG GAGTTGGGTCCCCTACCTCATGAGGACAGCAACCTGCTGCTGCATCTGCAGCGCCTGGAGACCACGCTGAGCGTGTGTGCCGAAGAGCCGGACCGCAGCCAGCTCTTCATGCACCTGGGCCGCATGGCCCTCGAGTTCAACCGGCTGGCCTCCAAAGTGCACAAGAATGAGCAGCGCACCTCCATCCTGCAG ACCCTGTGTGAGCAGCTTCGGAAGGAGAATGAGGCCTTGAAGGCCAAGCTGGACAAGGGCCTGGAACAGCGGGATCAGGCTGCTGAGAGGCTGCG GGAGGAAAACATGGAGCTCAAGAAGTTGTTGATGAGCTGTGGCAAAGACGATGCTTGCGGGCAGCCAGGCTCACCAAAGATAGAAGGCGTAGGCAAGAAGGGGGTGGCCGGACAGCAGCAG GCTTGTGTGACAGCAGCTAAGATCCCAGAGGTGGGGGCCTTGGGTGCAGCTGAGAAGAAGGTGAAGATGCTGGAGCAGCAGCGCACCGAG CTGCTCGAGGTGAACAAGCAATGGGACCAGCACTTCCGGTCCATGAAGCAGCAGTACGAGCAGAAG ATCACCGAGCTGCGCCAGAAGCTGGCGGACCTGCAGAAGCAGGTGACCGACCTGGAGGCTGAGCGGGAGCAGAAGCAGCGTGACTTTGACCGGAAGCTCCTCCTGGCCAAGTCCAAGATTGAAATGGAGGAG ACCGACAAGGAACAGCTGACAGCAGAGGCCAAGGAACTGCGCCAGAAGGTCAAGTACCTGCAGGATCAGCTGAGCCCACTCACCCGGCAGCGGGAGTACCAGGAAAAGGAGATCCAGAGGCTCAACAAG GCCCTGGAGGAAGCACTGAGCATCcaggcctccccctcctctccaccaGCATTTGGGGGCCCAGAAGGAGCTAGTGGCCTCCTAAGGAAACAGGAGCTGGTCACACAGAACGAATTGCTGAAACAGCAG GTGAAGATCTTTGAGGAGGACTTCCAGAGGGAGCGCAGTGATCGAGAACGCATGaatgaggagaaggaggagctgaAGAAGCAGGTGGAGAAGCTGCAGGCCCAGGTCACCCTGTCCAATGCCCAG cTAAAAGCATTCAAAGATGAGGAGAAGACAAAAGAAGCCCTCAAACAGCAGAAGAGGAAAGCCAAG GCTTCGGCGGAGCGCTACCACGTGGAACCCCACCCAGAGCACCTCTGCGGGGCCTACCCCTATGCCTATGCTCCCATGCCACCTATGGTGCCACACCACGGCTTTGAGGACTGGTCCCAGATCcgctaccccccaccccccatggccaTGGAGCACACACCCCCACTTCCAAACTCACGCCTCTTCCATCTG CCAGAATACACCTGGCGGCCGCCCTGTGGAGGGATGCGCAATCAGAGCTCCCAAGTGATGGACTCGCCCACAGCCAGGCCTGTGGAACCAG agtcTACGAAAAATGACCGTGAGGGGCCTCAGTGA
- the TNIP1 gene encoding TNFAIP3-interacting protein 1 isoform X2, producing the protein MEGRGPYRIYDPGGGVPLGEASAAFERLVEENSRLKEKMQGIKMLGELLEESQMEASRLRQKAEELVKDSDLLPPPSPSLTSFDHLAELTGKDAGVPAPPADPAHPSDKSQPVPKPPSSGTSSEFEVVTTEEQKSPPVNGGRTRNTMELGPLPHEDSNLLLHLQRLETTLSVCAEEPDRSQLFMHLGRMALEFNRLASKVHKNEQRTSILQTLCEQLRKENEALKAKLDKGLEQRDQAAERLREENMELKKLLMSCGKDDACGQPGSPKIEGVGKKGVAGQQQACVTAAKIPEVGALGAAEKKVKMLEQQRTELLEVNKQWDQHFRSMKQQYEQKITELRQKLADLQKQVTDLEAEREQKQRDFDRKLLLAKSKIEMEETDKEQLTAEAKELRQKVKYLQDQLSPLTRQREYQEKEIQRLNKALEEALSIQASPSSPPAFGGPEGASGLLRKQELVTQNELLKQQVKIFEEDFQRERSDRERMNEEKEELKKQVEKLQAQVTLSNAQLKAFKDEEKTKEALKQQKRKAKASAERYHVEPHPEHLCGAYPYAYAPMPPMVPHHGFEDWSQIRYPPPPMAMEHTPPLPNSRLFHLNTPGGRPVEGCAIRAPK; encoded by the exons ATGGAAGGGAGAGGACCATACCGGATCTACGACCCAGGGGGCGGCGTGCCTCTGGGAGAGGCTTCTGCAGCCTTTGAGCGCCTAGTGGAGGAGAATTCCCGACTGAAGGAAAAAATGCAAGGGATAAAGATGTTAG GGGAGCTTTTGGAAGAGTCCCAAATGGAAGCATCCAGACTGCGGCAGAAGGCTGAGGAGCTGGTCAAAGACAGCGATCTGCTCCCACCACCGTCTCCCTCTTTGACCTCCTTTGACCACCTGGCTGAGCTCACAG GAAaggatgcaggtgtcccagcacccCCTGCTGACCCTGCACACCCCAGTGACAAGTCACAGCCGGTCCCAAAACCTCCATCCAGT GGCACCTCCTCTGAATTTGAAGTGGTCACCACTGAAGAGCAGAAATCTCCACCCGTGAATGGTGGCCGCACCAGGAACACAATG GAGTTGGGTCCCCTACCTCATGAGGACAGCAACCTGCTGCTGCATCTGCAGCGCCTGGAGACCACGCTGAGCGTGTGTGCCGAAGAGCCGGACCGCAGCCAGCTCTTCATGCACCTGGGCCGCATGGCCCTCGAGTTCAACCGGCTGGCCTCCAAAGTGCACAAGAATGAGCAGCGCACCTCCATCCTGCAG ACCCTGTGTGAGCAGCTTCGGAAGGAGAATGAGGCCTTGAAGGCCAAGCTGGACAAGGGCCTGGAACAGCGGGATCAGGCTGCTGAGAGGCTGCG GGAGGAAAACATGGAGCTCAAGAAGTTGTTGATGAGCTGTGGCAAAGACGATGCTTGCGGGCAGCCAGGCTCACCAAAGATAGAAGGCGTAGGCAAGAAGGGGGTGGCCGGACAGCAGCAG GCTTGTGTGACAGCAGCTAAGATCCCAGAGGTGGGGGCCTTGGGTGCAGCTGAGAAGAAGGTGAAGATGCTGGAGCAGCAGCGCACCGAG CTGCTCGAGGTGAACAAGCAATGGGACCAGCACTTCCGGTCCATGAAGCAGCAGTACGAGCAGAAG ATCACCGAGCTGCGCCAGAAGCTGGCGGACCTGCAGAAGCAGGTGACCGACCTGGAGGCTGAGCGGGAGCAGAAGCAGCGTGACTTTGACCGGAAGCTCCTCCTGGCCAAGTCCAAGATTGAAATGGAGGAG ACCGACAAGGAACAGCTGACAGCAGAGGCCAAGGAACTGCGCCAGAAGGTCAAGTACCTGCAGGATCAGCTGAGCCCACTCACCCGGCAGCGGGAGTACCAGGAAAAGGAGATCCAGAGGCTCAACAAG GCCCTGGAGGAAGCACTGAGCATCcaggcctccccctcctctccaccaGCATTTGGGGGCCCAGAAGGAGCTAGTGGCCTCCTAAGGAAACAGGAGCTGGTCACACAGAACGAATTGCTGAAACAGCAG GTGAAGATCTTTGAGGAGGACTTCCAGAGGGAGCGCAGTGATCGAGAACGCATGaatgaggagaaggaggagctgaAGAAGCAGGTGGAGAAGCTGCAGGCCCAGGTCACCCTGTCCAATGCCCAG cTAAAAGCATTCAAAGATGAGGAGAAGACAAAAGAAGCCCTCAAACAGCAGAAGAGGAAAGCCAAG GCTTCGGCGGAGCGCTACCACGTGGAACCCCACCCAGAGCACCTCTGCGGGGCCTACCCCTATGCCTATGCTCCCATGCCACCTATGGTGCCACACCACGGCTTTGAGGACTGGTCCCAGATCcgctaccccccaccccccatggccaTGGAGCACACACCCCCACTTCCAAACTCACGCCTCTTCCATCTG AATACACCTGGCGGCCGCCCTGTGGAGGGATGCGCAATCAGAGCTCCCAAGTGA
- the TNIP1 gene encoding TNFAIP3-interacting protein 1 isoform X3 yields MEASRLRQKAEELVKDSDLLPPPSPSLTSFDHLAELTGKDAGVPAPPADPAHPSDKSQPVPKPPSSGTSSEFEVVTTEEQKSPPVNGGRTRNTMELGPLPHEDSNLLLHLQRLETTLSVCAEEPDRSQLFMHLGRMALEFNRLASKVHKNEQRTSILQTLCEQLRKENEALKAKLDKGLEQRDQAAERLREENMELKKLLMSCGKDDACGQPGSPKIEGVGKKGVAGQQQACVTAAKIPEVGALGAAEKKVKMLEQQRTELLEVNKQWDQHFRSMKQQYEQKITELRQKLADLQKQVTDLEAEREQKQRDFDRKLLLAKSKIEMEETDKEQLTAEAKELRQKVKYLQDQLSPLTRQREYQEKEIQRLNKALEEALSIQASPSSPPAFGGPEGASGLLRKQELVTQNELLKQQVKIFEEDFQRERSDRERMNEEKEELKKQVEKLQAQVTLSNAQLKAFKDEEKTKEALKQQKRKAKASAERYHVEPHPEHLCGAYPYAYAPMPPMVPHHGFEDWSQIRYPPPPMAMEHTPPLPNSRLFHLPEYTWRPPCGGMRNQSSQVMDSPTARPVEPESTKNDREGPQ; encoded by the exons ATGGAAGCATCCAGACTGCGGCAGAAGGCTGAGGAGCTGGTCAAAGACAGCGATCTGCTCCCACCACCGTCTCCCTCTTTGACCTCCTTTGACCACCTGGCTGAGCTCACAG GAAaggatgcaggtgtcccagcacccCCTGCTGACCCTGCACACCCCAGTGACAAGTCACAGCCGGTCCCAAAACCTCCATCCAGT GGCACCTCCTCTGAATTTGAAGTGGTCACCACTGAAGAGCAGAAATCTCCACCCGTGAATGGTGGCCGCACCAGGAACACAATG GAGTTGGGTCCCCTACCTCATGAGGACAGCAACCTGCTGCTGCATCTGCAGCGCCTGGAGACCACGCTGAGCGTGTGTGCCGAAGAGCCGGACCGCAGCCAGCTCTTCATGCACCTGGGCCGCATGGCCCTCGAGTTCAACCGGCTGGCCTCCAAAGTGCACAAGAATGAGCAGCGCACCTCCATCCTGCAG ACCCTGTGTGAGCAGCTTCGGAAGGAGAATGAGGCCTTGAAGGCCAAGCTGGACAAGGGCCTGGAACAGCGGGATCAGGCTGCTGAGAGGCTGCG GGAGGAAAACATGGAGCTCAAGAAGTTGTTGATGAGCTGTGGCAAAGACGATGCTTGCGGGCAGCCAGGCTCACCAAAGATAGAAGGCGTAGGCAAGAAGGGGGTGGCCGGACAGCAGCAG GCTTGTGTGACAGCAGCTAAGATCCCAGAGGTGGGGGCCTTGGGTGCAGCTGAGAAGAAGGTGAAGATGCTGGAGCAGCAGCGCACCGAG CTGCTCGAGGTGAACAAGCAATGGGACCAGCACTTCCGGTCCATGAAGCAGCAGTACGAGCAGAAG ATCACCGAGCTGCGCCAGAAGCTGGCGGACCTGCAGAAGCAGGTGACCGACCTGGAGGCTGAGCGGGAGCAGAAGCAGCGTGACTTTGACCGGAAGCTCCTCCTGGCCAAGTCCAAGATTGAAATGGAGGAG ACCGACAAGGAACAGCTGACAGCAGAGGCCAAGGAACTGCGCCAGAAGGTCAAGTACCTGCAGGATCAGCTGAGCCCACTCACCCGGCAGCGGGAGTACCAGGAAAAGGAGATCCAGAGGCTCAACAAG GCCCTGGAGGAAGCACTGAGCATCcaggcctccccctcctctccaccaGCATTTGGGGGCCCAGAAGGAGCTAGTGGCCTCCTAAGGAAACAGGAGCTGGTCACACAGAACGAATTGCTGAAACAGCAG GTGAAGATCTTTGAGGAGGACTTCCAGAGGGAGCGCAGTGATCGAGAACGCATGaatgaggagaaggaggagctgaAGAAGCAGGTGGAGAAGCTGCAGGCCCAGGTCACCCTGTCCAATGCCCAG cTAAAAGCATTCAAAGATGAGGAGAAGACAAAAGAAGCCCTCAAACAGCAGAAGAGGAAAGCCAAG GCTTCGGCGGAGCGCTACCACGTGGAACCCCACCCAGAGCACCTCTGCGGGGCCTACCCCTATGCCTATGCTCCCATGCCACCTATGGTGCCACACCACGGCTTTGAGGACTGGTCCCAGATCcgctaccccccaccccccatggccaTGGAGCACACACCCCCACTTCCAAACTCACGCCTCTTCCATCTG CCAGAATACACCTGGCGGCCGCCCTGTGGAGGGATGCGCAATCAGAGCTCCCAAGTGATGGACTCGCCCACAGCCAGGCCTGTGGAACCAG agtcTACGAAAAATGACCGTGAGGGGCCTCAGTGA
- the GPX3 gene encoding glutathione peroxidase 3: MARLLRASCLLSLLLAGFVPPSRGQEKSKTDCHGGVSGTIYEYGALTINGEEYIPFKQYAGKYILFVNVASYUGLTGQYLELNALQEELAPFGLVILGFPCNQFGKQEPGENSEILPSLKYVRPGGGFVPNFQLFEKGDVNGEKEQKFYTFLKNSCPPTSELLGSPGRLFWEPMKVHDIRWNFEKFLVGPDGIPIMRWYHRTTVSTVKMDILAYMRRQAALAIKGK, encoded by the exons ATGGCCAGGCTGCTGCGGGcgtcctgccttctctccctgctcctggctGGCTTCGTCCCGCCCAGCCGGGGGCAGGAGAAGTCCAAG ACGGACTGCCACGGGGGTGTGAGCGGCACCATCTATGAGTACGGAGCCCTAACCATCAACGGGGAGGAGTACATCCCCTTTAAGCAGTACGCTGGCAAATACATCCTCTTTGTCAACGTGGCCAGCTACTGAGGCCTGACAGGCCAATACCTTG AACTGAATGCACTACAGGAAGAGCTTGCGCCATTTGGTCTGGTCATTCTGGGCTTCCCCTGCAACCAATTCGGAAAACAGGAGCCAGGAGAGAACTCGGAAATCCTACCCAGCCTCAA GTATGTCCGACCAGGTGGGGGCTTTGTCCCCAATTTCCAACTCTTTGAGAAGGGGGATGTgaatggagagaaagagcagaagttCTACACATTCCTGAAG AACTCCTGTCCTCCCACCTCGGAGCTCCTGGGCTCACCTGGCCGCCTCTTCTGGGAACCCATGAAGGTCCATGACATCCGCTGGAACTTTGAGAAGTTCCTGGTGGGGCCAGATGGTATACCCATCATGCGCTGGTACCACCGGACCACGGTCAGCACCGTCAAGATGGACATCCTGGCCTACATGAGGCGGCAGGCGGCCCTGGCCATCAAGGGGAAGTAA